AAGGGGCCGAAGAGCTGATTGCCAATACTCGTCACCTCAAAGTCGTGCCTCCGGGAAGCACGAAAGTTCATTACGAAAAAACCGGTTTCATGCGTGAAATCTTTGCCACGGAAGAAGGCGTGCTGGATGCGATCAAGGATTGCGTGGCCGGGCTTCCGTCCTATGACCCGGCGGCTTTTCGGGTTGCGGAACCGAAGGCGCCCCGTTTTTCGGGTGAGGATCTGAATTATCTGGTACCCTACAATCAGAAATCGACCTATAATATGGACGAGGTTATTGCTCGTCTGGTGGATAATAGCGAGCATACGGAATTTCGTCCCGACTACGGTCCGGAGATTTATTGTGGCCTGGTCAAGATCGATGGGTTCCCGGTGGGAGTGGTGGCCAATCGTCAGGGTTTTCTCGGGGCCAATTATCCAGAGTATGCCGATTATACGGGGATCGGTGCCAAGCTTTACCGGCAAGGTCTGATCAAAATGAGTGATTTCGTGAACTATTGCGGTCGGGACCGGGTGCCGATGATCTGGCTGCAGGATACTTCCGGAATTGATGTCGGTGATATTGCGGAAACGGCCGAACTCCTGGGGTTGGGCATGTCCTTGATCTATTCGATTGAAAGTTCCATGTTGCCGATGATGACCGTGGTTCTGCGCAAGGGCACGGCCGCGGCTCATTACGTCATGTGCGGTCCCCAGGGTAATCGTAATAATGTTTTCACCCTTGGGGTACCGACTACCGAAGTCGAGGTTATGCATGGCGAAACGGCGGCCACGGCGGCTTTTGCCCGCCGCCTGGTCAAGGAAAAAGATGCCGGCAAGGATCTGCAGCCGGTTATCGACAAGATGAATAAACTGGCGCAGCAGTATTATGATCAGTCCCGACCGGCTTATTGTGCCGAACAGGGGTTTGTGGATGAAATTGTTTCCCTGCCGAAACTGCGTGAATATATGGTTGCTTTCACTCAGGCGGTTTTTCAGAATCCGGGATCAATCTGTCCGCAA
This window of the Pseudomonadota bacterium genome carries:
- a CDS encoding glutaconyl-CoA decarboxylase subunit alpha, with the translated sequence MKQYFAEMPLFGKELKDKQKEKAAESAAQIKKVEEHYAAEVERVKKAGLPAEKINQRGEMTAWQRLEYLLDPGTFLPMNTTFNPLGNEEGTTGVINGLAKIRGRWVSVIASDNKVLAGAWIGGQAENIFRAQDMAEQMRIPLVWVLNCSGVKLTHQQEVYAGRRSGGRTFFRHAELAQKGIPVIVGMYGTNPAGGGYHAISPAIIFAHDKSNMAVGGGGIVSGMSPKGHFDLEGAEELIANTRHLKVVPPGSTKVHYEKTGFMREIFATEEGVLDAIKDCVAGLPSYDPAAFRVAEPKAPRFSGEDLNYLVPYNQKSTYNMDEVIARLVDNSEHTEFRPDYGPEIYCGLVKIDGFPVGVVANRQGFLGANYPEYADYTGIGAKLYRQGLIKMSDFVNYCGRDRVPMIWLQDTSGIDVGDIAETAELLGLGMSLIYSIESSMLPMMTVVLRKGTAAAHYVMCGPQGNRNNVFTLGVPTTEVEVMHGETAATAAFARRLVKEKDAGKDLQPVIDKMNKLAQQYYDQSRPAYCAEQGFVDEIVSLPKLREYMVAFTQAVFQNPGSICPQHQMLLPRIIRG